Proteins co-encoded in one Taeniopygia guttata chromosome 4, bTaeGut7.mat, whole genome shotgun sequence genomic window:
- the MRPL35 gene encoding large ribosomal subunit protein bL35m: MAAAAARGALAGILRRWAPRALPLGGLSARCVGHGPAPAPTPLWTPRVLSENRPRAGTRSVLSSVTPLLPSLLQQPARTLTYCSARKGKRKSVKSVVKRFLRLHNGLWVRRKSGYKKRLWKKSAAQKKRLRELVLCTRTQCKLLDKMTTSFWKRRNWYVDDPYQKYHDRTNLRV; encoded by the exons atggcggcggcggcggcgcgcggggccCTGGCGG GGATCCTGCGGCGCTGGGCCCCCCGAGCGCTGCCGCTCGGCGGCCTCTCCGCCCGGTGCGTGGGGCACGGACCGGCCCCGGCCCCGACCCCGCTCTGGACCCCGCGGGTGCTCAGCGAGAACCGGCCCCGGGCAGGGACCCGCTCGGTGCTCAGCAG tgtcaCACCTCTACTTCCAAGTTTactccagcagccagcaaggACCCTCACCTACTGCAGCGCAcggaagggaaagaggaaaagtgTGAAATCTGTGGTCAAGAGGTTCCTCCGGCTGCACAATGGCCTCTGGGTTAGGAGAAAG TCAGGGTATAAGAAGAGGCTGTGGAAGAAGTCAGCTGCCCAGAAGAAGCGTTTGAGGGAGTTGGTGTTGTGCACGAGGACACAGTGTAAGCTCCTGGATAAAATGACCACTTCCTTCTGGAAAAGAAGGAACTGGTACGTTGATGACCCCTACCAGAAGTACCACGACCGCACAAATCTCCGTGTGTAG